In Mycobacterium sp. 050128, one genomic interval encodes:
- the yidC gene encoding membrane protein insertase YidC, with translation MWVWYKLFAALLGPSNFFAWALSVMFLVFTLRALLYKPFVRQIRTTRQMQELQPQIKALQKKYGKDRQRMALEMQKLQREHGFNPILGCLPMLAQIPVFLGLYHVLRSFNRTTGGFGQPQMSVVQNRATGNYVFSPMDVGHFLDANLFGAPIGASMTQRTGLDAFIDFSRPSVILVGAPVMIMAGIATYFNSRASVARQSPEAAANPQTAMMNKMALYVFPLGVVVGGPFLPLAIILYWFANNIWTFGQQHYVFNMIEKEDEAKKQEVLQRRAANAPAPGAKPKRKAAPASGNGAPPADDDSAPETDAGGGAAEGKTTGAVPDKPDTAGSADGSANRTPRPGARPKRRKR, from the coding sequence ATGTGGGTTTGGTACAAGCTGTTCGCGGCATTGCTGGGGCCCTCGAACTTCTTCGCGTGGGCCCTGTCGGTGATGTTCCTGGTCTTCACGCTGCGGGCGCTGCTCTACAAGCCGTTCGTGCGGCAGATCCGCACCACTCGCCAGATGCAGGAACTGCAGCCACAGATCAAGGCGCTGCAGAAGAAGTACGGCAAGGATCGGCAGCGCATGGCGCTCGAGATGCAGAAGCTGCAACGGGAGCACGGGTTCAACCCGATCCTCGGCTGCTTGCCGATGCTCGCCCAGATCCCGGTGTTCCTCGGGCTCTATCACGTGCTGCGTTCGTTCAACCGGACGACCGGCGGCTTCGGACAGCCGCAGATGTCGGTAGTCCAGAACCGGGCGACGGGCAACTACGTGTTCAGCCCGATGGACGTCGGGCACTTCCTGGATGCGAATCTGTTCGGCGCGCCGATCGGGGCGTCCATGACGCAGCGCACCGGGTTGGACGCCTTCATTGATTTCAGCCGGCCCTCGGTCATCTTGGTCGGCGCTCCGGTGATGATCATGGCCGGCATCGCCACCTACTTCAACAGCCGCGCATCGGTGGCGCGACAGAGTCCCGAGGCCGCCGCCAATCCGCAGACCGCGATGATGAACAAAATGGCGCTGTACGTGTTCCCGCTCGGTGTCGTGGTCGGCGGCCCGTTCCTACCGCTGGCCATCATCCTGTACTGGTTCGCCAACAACATCTGGACCTTCGGCCAGCAGCACTACGTGTTCAACATGATTGAGAAAGAGGACGAGGCCAAGAAGCAAGAGGTGCTGCAACGACGCGCGGCCAACGCACCGGCGCCGGGAGCCAAGCCGAAGCGCAAGGCAGCGCCGGCGAGTGGTAACGGGGCACCACCGGCTGACGACGACAGCGCACCGGAGACGGATGCCGGGGGCGGCGCGGCCGAAGGAAAGACAACTGGCGCTGTACCGGACAAACCGGACACGGCCGGGAGCGCAGACGGTTCGGCCAACCGCACGCCCCGCCCCGGGGCTCGACCGAAACGACGGAAGCGCTGA
- a CDS encoding ParA family protein: MSSPRDRSEGSGSGVEHPQLAPAPLAPPLAPDEAVPLADESPSDAAADVSRETSDEFDTPIGAAAERAMRVLHTTYPPLRRPAHRRVFTVANQKGGVGKTTTAVNLAAALAVQGLKTLVIDLDPQGNASTALGITDRQSGTPSSYEVLLGEETIETALRRSPHSDRLFCVPSTIDLAGAEIELVSMVARENRLRNALAQLDHFDFDYVFVDCPPSLGLLTINALVAAPEVMIPIQCEYYALEGVSQLMRNIEMVKAHLNPQLDVTTVILTMYDGRTKLADQVAEEVRRYFGDKVLRTVIPRSVKVSEAPGYSMTIIDYDPGSRGAMSYLDASRELAQRD, translated from the coding sequence ATGAGTTCGCCCCGGGATCGTTCCGAAGGCTCGGGTTCAGGTGTGGAGCACCCACAGCTGGCGCCGGCACCTCTGGCGCCGCCACTCGCGCCGGACGAGGCGGTGCCCCTCGCGGACGAATCGCCGAGCGACGCCGCAGCGGATGTTTCACGTGAAACATCGGATGAATTCGACACCCCGATCGGCGCCGCGGCCGAGCGCGCCATGCGGGTGCTGCATACGACGTATCCACCGCTGCGCCGGCCGGCCCATCGCCGGGTGTTCACCGTCGCCAACCAGAAGGGCGGCGTCGGCAAGACGACGACCGCCGTCAATCTCGCCGCCGCGCTCGCGGTGCAGGGGCTCAAGACCCTCGTCATCGATCTCGATCCACAGGGCAACGCGAGCACAGCACTCGGCATCACCGACCGGCAATCGGGCACGCCCTCGTCGTACGAAGTGCTTCTCGGGGAGGAGACGATCGAGACCGCGTTGCGCCGCAGCCCGCACAGCGACCGACTCTTCTGCGTTCCCTCCACCATCGATCTGGCAGGCGCCGAGATCGAATTGGTGAGCATGGTCGCGCGCGAGAATCGATTGCGTAACGCTTTGGCGCAGCTGGACCACTTCGACTTCGATTACGTCTTCGTGGACTGCCCGCCGTCGCTCGGACTGCTGACGATCAACGCACTCGTGGCGGCTCCCGAGGTGATGATCCCGATTCAGTGCGAGTACTACGCCCTCGAAGGGGTGTCACAGCTGATGCGGAACATCGAGATGGTGAAGGCGCATCTCAACCCGCAGTTGGACGTGACGACGGTGATTTTGACGATGTACGACGGCCGGACCAAGCTCGCCGATCAGGTCGCGGAGGAGGTGCGTCGCTACTTCGGCGACAAGGTGTTACGCACCGTCATCCCGCGCAGCGTCAAGGTGTCGGAGGCGCCCGGCTACAGCATGACGATCATCGACTACGACCCCGGATCCCGCGGGGCGATGAGCTATCTCGACGCGAGCCGCGAACTCGCGCAGCGCGACTAA
- the rpmH gene encoding 50S ribosomal protein L34: MAKGKRTFQPNNRRRARVHGFRLRMRTRAGRAIVSDRRRKGRRALSA; encoded by the coding sequence GTGGCCAAGGGCAAGCGGACTTTCCAGCCGAACAACCGGCGCCGTGCTCGTGTGCACGGATTCCGCTTGCGGATGCGCACTCGGGCCGGGCGCGCCATCGTGTCTGACCGGCGCCGCAAGGGCCGCCGCGCGTTATCTGCCTGA
- a CDS encoding Jag family protein: MTDADTTERELDTQVAIEDEADETDESAEAGADEGDDLEERLVAEGEIAGDYLEELLDLLDFDGDIDLDVEGNRAVVSIDGSDDLNKLVGRGGEVLDALQELTRLAVHQKTGVRSRLMLDIAGWRRRRREELAALGDKVARRVLESGEREELKPMTPFERKIVHDAVAAVAGVHSESEGVEPSRRVVVLHD; encoded by the coding sequence ATGACGGACGCTGACACCACCGAACGCGAGTTGGACACCCAAGTGGCGATCGAGGATGAGGCCGACGAGACCGACGAATCGGCGGAGGCGGGTGCCGACGAAGGCGACGACCTGGAGGAGCGGTTGGTCGCCGAGGGCGAGATCGCCGGCGACTATCTGGAAGAGCTGTTGGATCTGCTGGACTTCGACGGCGACATCGATCTCGATGTCGAGGGCAACCGCGCGGTCGTCAGCATCGACGGCAGCGACGACCTGAACAAGTTGGTCGGCCGCGGCGGCGAGGTGCTCGATGCACTCCAGGAACTGACCCGACTCGCGGTCCACCAGAAGACCGGAGTGCGCAGCCGGCTGATGCTCGACATCGCGGGTTGGCGGCGGCGCCGTCGCGAGGAATTGGCCGCGCTGGGCGACAAGGTCGCGCGACGGGTGCTGGAGAGCGGCGAGCGTGAAGAGCTCAAGCCGATGACCCCGTTCGAGCGAAAGATCGTCCACGACGCCGTCGCGGCGGTGGCCGGAGTCCACAGCGAGAGCGAGGGTGTGGAGCCGAGCCGGCGCGTGGTCGTCCTGCACGACTAG
- the rsmG gene encoding 16S rRNA (guanine(527)-N(7))-methyltransferase RsmG produces the protein MFHVKHVGGSERAEASAVAGESAEPGLPAEAPPGSTRSAGPGPAPTAAAEIFGPRLHMAEAYAEILATTGVARGLLGPREVNRVWDRHLLNSAAVAELLDDCERVVDIGSGAGLPGIPLAIARPDLDIVLLEPLLRRSEFLKEVVAELGLTVEVVRGRAEEPGVRKRFGDSDAAVSRAVAALDKLTKWSMPVLRPGGRMIAIKGERAPDEVEEHRRGMATLEAVDVRVVTCGASYLRPPATVVVAQRATRSRRGSAPRADRRKR, from the coding sequence ATGTTTCACGTGAAACATGTCGGCGGATCCGAGCGGGCAGAGGCATCGGCAGTAGCGGGGGAGTCGGCGGAGCCCGGCTTGCCAGCCGAGGCGCCGCCCGGCTCGACACGATCCGCCGGCCCGGGCCCCGCACCGACCGCCGCGGCGGAGATCTTCGGGCCGCGTCTGCACATGGCGGAGGCGTACGCGGAGATCCTCGCGACAACCGGTGTGGCCCGCGGACTGCTCGGGCCCCGCGAAGTCAACCGTGTGTGGGACCGCCACTTATTGAATAGTGCGGCGGTCGCCGAACTCCTCGACGACTGCGAGCGGGTGGTCGACATCGGTAGCGGGGCCGGGTTGCCGGGCATACCGTTGGCGATCGCGCGGCCCGACTTGGACATCGTGCTTCTCGAGCCGCTCCTACGCCGCAGCGAGTTTCTCAAAGAGGTCGTCGCCGAACTAGGGTTAACCGTCGAAGTGGTGCGCGGTCGCGCCGAAGAGCCAGGGGTACGTAAGCGCTTCGGCGACAGCGATGCCGCGGTCTCGCGAGCAGTCGCGGCGTTGGACAAGTTGACGAAGTGGAGCATGCCGGTGCTACGGCCGGGCGGACGGATGATTGCGATCAAGGGGGAGCGCGCTCCCGACGAGGTCGAAGAACACCGGCGTGGGATGGCCACGCTGGAGGCAGTTGATGTCAGGGTGGTGACATGTGGCGCGAGCTATTTGCGTCCGCCCGCAACCGTGGTGGTAGCGCAGCGCGCGACACGGTCGCGACGCGGGTCGGCACCAAGGGCGGACAGGAGAAAGCGATGA
- a CDS encoding acetyltransferase, giving the protein MTARITPLRLEGFEQLPKHARRCVFWEVDPATLGDQDHLADPEFEKEAWLSMVMLEWGSCGQVATAIPDEQSVTDPPCLGYVLYAPPGAVPRAHRFPTAPVSPDAVLLTSMGVELGHASDDLPHDLLARVIDELMRRGVRALEAFGRTPAASESLDPQLADPDVRPVLEALGDCSVDRCIIDAEFLKDVGFVVVAPHPYFPRLRLELDKGLGWKAEVEAALERLLQNAELQQPVGAGSTAGNTLQNKQNG; this is encoded by the coding sequence GTGACTGCTCGAATCACGCCCCTGCGGCTCGAAGGCTTCGAGCAGCTGCCCAAGCATGCGCGCCGCTGTGTCTTCTGGGAGGTCGATCCCGCGACCCTCGGCGATCAGGACCACCTCGCCGATCCGGAATTCGAGAAAGAAGCATGGCTGTCGATGGTGATGCTGGAGTGGGGGTCGTGCGGTCAGGTCGCGACCGCGATTCCCGACGAGCAAAGCGTCACCGATCCGCCGTGTCTGGGCTATGTGCTGTACGCGCCGCCGGGTGCGGTGCCGCGCGCGCATCGGTTTCCTACCGCGCCGGTCTCTCCGGACGCGGTGCTGCTGACTTCGATGGGTGTCGAACTCGGGCACGCCTCCGACGACCTGCCACATGATCTGCTGGCCCGGGTGATCGACGAGTTGATGCGTCGTGGGGTCCGCGCGCTGGAAGCCTTCGGTCGCACTCCGGCGGCGTCGGAGTCCTTGGATCCCCAGCTCGCCGACCCCGACGTCCGGCCGGTGCTGGAGGCCCTCGGGGATTGCTCGGTGGACCGCTGCATCATTGATGCGGAGTTCTTGAAAGACGTGGGTTTCGTTGTGGTAGCACCACATCCGTACTTCCCGCGGCTGCGCCTCGAGCTTGACAAGGGGCTGGGGTGGAAGGCCGAGGTGGAAGCGGCCCTGGAGCGTCTACTGCAAAACGCTGAGCTTCAGCAACCGGTCGGCGCCGGATCGACAGCGGGAAATACGTTGCAGAACAAGCAGAACGGTTAA
- the dnaA gene encoding chromosomal replication initiator protein DnaA, with product MTDDPGSGFTTVWNAVVSELNGEADADGAAGNRTTLVTPLTPQQRAWLNLVQPLTIVEGFALLSVPSSFVQNEIERHLRTPITDALSRRLGQQIQLGVRIAPPSDDADDPPFPQGDTFTDDIGLETSSDADEADENGEAIGVEQNWPNYFAERPHSNDAAAAAGGTSLNRRYTFETFVIGASNRFAHAAALAIAEAPARAYNPLFIWGESGLGKTHLLHAAGNYAQRLFPGMRVKYVSTEEFTNDFINSLRDDRKVAFKRSYRDVDVLLVDDIQFIEGKEGIQEEFFHTFNTLHNANKQIVISSDRPPKQLATLEDRLRTRFEWGLITDVQPPELETRIAILRKKAQMERLAVPDDVLELIASSIERNIRELEGALIRVTAFASLNKTPIDKSLAEIVLRDLIADASTMQISAATIMAATAEYFDTTVEELRGPGKTRALAQSRQIAMYLCRELTDLSLPKIGQAFGRDHTTVMYAQRKILSEMAERREVFDHVKELTTRIRQRSKR from the coding sequence TTGACCGATGACCCCGGTTCTGGTTTCACGACAGTGTGGAATGCGGTCGTCTCTGAGCTCAACGGCGAGGCCGACGCGGATGGTGCGGCCGGTAATCGCACGACGCTTGTCACCCCGCTCACTCCTCAACAGCGGGCATGGCTGAACCTTGTTCAACCGCTGACCATCGTTGAGGGCTTCGCCCTCTTGTCAGTGCCGAGCAGTTTCGTACAAAACGAAATCGAGCGGCATCTGCGCACCCCGATCACCGACGCGCTCAGCCGCCGGCTCGGTCAGCAGATTCAACTCGGTGTCCGCATCGCGCCGCCTTCCGACGACGCCGACGACCCGCCCTTTCCGCAGGGCGATACCTTCACCGATGACATCGGTCTAGAAACGTCAAGTGACGCCGACGAGGCCGACGAAAACGGTGAAGCAATCGGCGTCGAACAGAACTGGCCCAACTACTTCGCCGAACGTCCGCACAGCAACGACGCGGCCGCGGCCGCCGGCGGGACCAGTCTCAACCGGCGCTACACCTTCGAGACTTTCGTCATCGGTGCCTCCAATCGCTTCGCTCATGCCGCGGCCCTGGCCATCGCGGAGGCGCCGGCGCGCGCCTACAACCCGTTGTTCATCTGGGGCGAGTCCGGCCTCGGCAAGACCCACTTGTTGCATGCCGCAGGGAATTACGCGCAACGACTGTTCCCCGGTATGCGCGTCAAGTACGTGTCGACCGAGGAGTTCACCAACGACTTCATCAACTCGCTTCGCGACGACCGCAAGGTCGCGTTCAAGCGCAGCTACCGCGATGTCGATGTCCTGCTGGTGGATGACATTCAGTTCATCGAGGGCAAAGAAGGTATCCAGGAAGAGTTCTTCCACACCTTCAACACCTTGCACAATGCCAACAAGCAGATCGTCATCTCGTCGGACCGGCCGCCCAAACAACTCGCCACCCTGGAAGACCGGCTGCGAACACGGTTCGAGTGGGGACTGATCACCGACGTCCAGCCGCCGGAACTGGAAACCCGCATCGCGATTCTGCGCAAGAAGGCACAGATGGAACGACTTGCGGTTCCCGACGATGTCCTCGAACTCATCGCCAGCAGCATCGAGCGCAACATTCGCGAACTCGAGGGCGCCCTGATCCGGGTCACCGCGTTCGCCTCGCTGAACAAGACGCCGATCGACAAGTCATTGGCCGAGATCGTGCTGCGCGATCTGATCGCCGATGCGAGCACGATGCAAATCAGTGCGGCGACCATCATGGCCGCCACCGCCGAATACTTCGACACCACCGTCGAGGAGTTACGCGGTCCGGGCAAGACCCGGGCCCTGGCTCAGTCACGCCAAATCGCAATGTATCTGTGCCGGGAGCTCACCGATCTGTCATTGCCCAAGATCGGCCAAGCGTTCGGCCGCGACCACACCACGGTCATGTACGCGCAGCGAAAGATCTTGTCCGAGATGGCCGAGCGGCGTGAAGTGTTCGATCACGTCAAGGAACTCACCACTCGCATCCGTCAGCGCTCCAAGCGCTGA
- the trxA gene encoding thioredoxin encodes MSDAEKAGATKEVSDASFSADVLSSNKPVLVDFWATWCGPCKMVAPVLEEIAAERSDQLTVAKLDVDANPETARDFQVVSIPTMILFKDGQPVKRIVGAKGKAALLRELSDAVPNLT; translated from the coding sequence ATGAGCGACGCCGAAAAAGCCGGGGCCACAAAGGAAGTCTCCGACGCTTCCTTCTCCGCGGACGTGTTATCCAGTAATAAGCCTGTGTTGGTTGACTTTTGGGCGACGTGGTGCGGACCGTGCAAGATGGTCGCGCCCGTTCTCGAAGAGATCGCGGCCGAGCGGTCGGATCAGCTGACCGTCGCCAAGCTCGACGTCGACGCTAACCCCGAGACGGCGCGCGACTTCCAGGTGGTGTCGATCCCCACGATGATCCTGTTCAAGGACGGCCAGCCGGTGAAGCGCATCGTCGGCGCGAAGGGCAAGGCGGCGCTACTGCGCGAGCTTTCCGACGCGGTGCCCAACCTCACCTGA
- the yidD gene encoding membrane protein insertion efficiency factor YidD has translation MGGASRTLVRGLVFLIQLYRHMVSPLRPATCRFVPTCSQYAVDALTEYGLIRGSWLAAVRLAKCGPWHRGGWDPIPERASERRGCRMDFADTSAAGDIPAPRGESESFVV, from the coding sequence ATGGGCGGCGCCAGTCGGACCCTGGTGCGCGGCCTGGTTTTCCTCATCCAGCTGTACCGGCACATGGTGTCGCCGCTGCGGCCGGCGACATGTCGCTTCGTGCCGACCTGCAGTCAATACGCCGTGGACGCCCTCACCGAGTACGGGTTGATTCGCGGGAGCTGGCTGGCGGCGGTCAGGCTCGCCAAGTGCGGACCGTGGCATCGGGGAGGATGGGACCCGATACCGGAACGCGCCTCAGAACGCCGGGGCTGCCGGATGGACTTTGCAGACACCAGCGCCGCCGGGGACATCCCGGCGCCGCGAGGGGAGAGTGAATCTTTTGTCGTTTGA
- a CDS encoding N-acetylmuramoyl-L-alanine amidase → MSSPRRENGDALRCGDRSAAVTEIRASLAALGLLDGAGEDMTTGRHVALEVFDAQLDQAVRAFQQHRGLLVDGIVGEATYRALKEASYRLGARTLYHQFGAPLYGDDVATLQARLQDLGFYTGLVDGHFGLQTHNALMSYQREYGMSADGICGPETLRSLYFLSSRVSGGSPHAIREEELVRRSGPRLSGKRIIIDPGRGGDDHGLIAHGPTGPVSEADILWDLASRLEGRMTAIGMETFLSRPTNRSPSDAERAATANNVGADLMISLRCEAQASIPANGVASFHFGNSHGSVSTIGRNLADFIQREVVARTGLRDCRTHGRTWDLLRLTRMPTVQVDVGYITNPGDRDRLLSTQTRDAVAEGILAAVKRLYLLGKNDRPTGTFTFAELLAHELSVERTTRLGGT, encoded by the coding sequence ATGTCGAGTCCGCGCCGCGAAAACGGCGACGCTCTGCGCTGTGGTGACCGCAGCGCAGCTGTGACCGAAATCCGGGCCTCGCTGGCTGCGTTGGGGCTGCTGGACGGCGCTGGTGAAGATATGACGACGGGCCGGCATGTCGCCCTCGAGGTCTTCGACGCCCAGCTTGATCAGGCCGTCCGCGCCTTCCAGCAGCATCGTGGCCTGCTCGTTGACGGCATCGTCGGCGAGGCGACTTACCGGGCACTGAAAGAGGCGTCCTACCGGCTCGGCGCGCGCACGCTCTACCACCAATTCGGCGCTCCCCTCTATGGCGACGACGTCGCGACGTTACAGGCCCGGCTGCAAGATCTCGGTTTCTACACCGGCTTGGTCGACGGACATTTCGGCCTGCAAACTCACAACGCGTTGATGTCGTACCAACGCGAGTACGGGATGTCGGCGGACGGCATCTGCGGACCGGAAACCTTGCGCTCCTTGTACTTTCTGAGTTCGCGGGTCAGCGGCGGTTCGCCCCACGCCATTCGCGAAGAAGAACTCGTCCGGCGCTCGGGTCCGCGACTTTCGGGCAAGCGGATCATCATCGATCCGGGTCGCGGCGGTGACGACCATGGTCTGATCGCACACGGACCGACCGGCCCGGTCAGCGAAGCAGATATCTTGTGGGACTTGGCCAGTCGGCTGGAAGGCCGGATGACCGCGATCGGCATGGAGACCTTCCTGTCCCGCCCGACCAATCGCAGCCCGTCGGACGCCGAACGGGCCGCTACCGCCAACAACGTCGGCGCCGACCTGATGATCAGCCTGCGCTGCGAAGCTCAGGCCAGCATTCCCGCCAACGGCGTGGCCTCGTTTCACTTCGGCAACTCGCACGGGTCGGTGTCGACGATCGGCCGCAATCTCGCCGACTTCATCCAGCGAGAAGTGGTGGCCCGCACCGGGTTACGCGATTGCCGGACGCATGGTCGGACCTGGGATCTGCTGCGACTGACCCGGATGCCCACCGTCCAGGTCGACGTCGGCTACATCACCAACCCCGGTGACCGGGACAGGCTGCTCTCGACGCAAACACGCGATGCGGTGGCCGAAGGCATCCTCGCCGCGGTCAAGCGGCTCTACCTGCTGGGCAAGAACGACCGGCCTACCGGCACCTTCACTTTCGCCGAGCTGCTTGCTCACGAATTGTCGGTCGAACGGACGACCCGCCTCGGCGGGACTTAA
- a CDS encoding ParB/RepB/Spo0J family partition protein: MTTAGKKKGGLGRGLAALIPTGPAEGDEGPATLGPRMGDAAADVLIGGPAPTANEMGAVYREISPGDIEPNPKQPRQVFDDEALAELVHSIREFGLLQPIVVRAVTPAPGGARYQIVMGERRWRAAQEAQLATIPAIVRETTDDNLLRDALLENIHRAQLNPLEEAAAYQQLLDEFGVTHDELASRIGRSRPLITNMIRLLKLPIAVQRRVAAGVLSAGHARALLSLEAGPAAQEELASRIVAEGLSVRATEEAVTLANRGDAAAPAAPRRKPIQMPGLQDVADRLSNAFDTRVTVSLGKRKGRIVVEFASVEDLQRIIDTMAPPKA, encoded by the coding sequence ATGACGACTGCGGGCAAGAAGAAGGGCGGGCTCGGCCGAGGTCTTGCTGCGCTGATCCCCACCGGACCCGCCGAGGGCGACGAGGGTCCCGCGACGCTGGGTCCGCGGATGGGAGACGCCGCTGCCGATGTGTTGATCGGCGGGCCGGCGCCGACCGCCAACGAGATGGGCGCGGTGTATCGCGAGATCTCGCCGGGCGATATCGAGCCCAACCCCAAGCAGCCCAGGCAGGTGTTCGACGACGAGGCGCTGGCCGAACTGGTGCACTCGATCCGCGAGTTCGGCCTTTTGCAGCCCATCGTGGTGCGCGCGGTCACCCCAGCACCGGGCGGCGCGCGGTACCAGATCGTGATGGGGGAGCGGCGCTGGCGGGCGGCCCAGGAGGCGCAGCTGGCCACCATTCCCGCCATCGTGCGAGAGACGACCGACGACAACCTGCTGCGCGACGCCCTCCTCGAGAACATCCACCGGGCACAGCTGAACCCGTTGGAAGAAGCGGCGGCATACCAGCAGCTGCTCGACGAGTTCGGGGTCACCCACGACGAACTGGCCTCGCGAATCGGACGGTCGCGGCCGTTGATCACCAACATGATCCGGTTGCTCAAGCTGCCGATCGCCGTGCAGCGCCGAGTCGCTGCCGGAGTGCTGTCCGCCGGTCACGCCCGGGCACTGCTGTCGCTGGAAGCCGGGCCGGCGGCGCAGGAGGAGCTGGCGAGCCGGATCGTCGCCGAGGGTCTGTCGGTGCGCGCCACCGAAGAGGCCGTGACATTGGCCAATCGCGGCGATGCGGCGGCCCCGGCGGCGCCGCGGCGCAAGCCGATCCAGATGCCCGGTCTGCAAGATGTTGCCGATCGGCTGTCGAACGCATTCGACACCCGGGTAACCGTCAGCCTGGGCAAGCGCAAGGGCAGGATCGTGGTGGAGTTCGCTTCGGTCGAGGACCTACAGCGGATTATCGACACCATGGCCCCGCCGAAGGCATGA
- the trxB gene encoding thioredoxin-disulfide reductase, giving the protein MTDTAHDKVHDVIVIGSGPAGYTAALYAARAQLAPVVFEGTSFGGALMTTTEVENYPGFRDGITGPELMDQMREQALRFGADLRMEDVESVSLDGPVKSVVTAEGETFRARAVILAMGAAARYLQVPGEQELLGRGVSACATCDGFFFRDQDIAVIGGGDSAMEEATFLTRFARSVTLVHRRDEFRASKIMLERARANDKIKFLTNQTVLAVDGDTTVTGLQLRDNVTGQETTLPVTGVFVAIGHEPRSALVRDVIDVDPDGYVLVEGRTTNTTLEGVFAAGDLVDRTYRQAVTAAGSGCAAAIDAERWLAEHEETKVAGETTVAGNADDTDLIGAPR; this is encoded by the coding sequence ATGACCGACACCGCTCATGACAAAGTCCACGACGTCATCGTCATCGGTTCCGGTCCGGCCGGGTATACGGCAGCCCTCTACGCGGCGCGTGCACAACTTGCCCCGGTGGTCTTCGAAGGCACGTCATTCGGCGGCGCGCTGATGACCACGACCGAGGTGGAGAACTACCCCGGCTTCCGCGACGGCATCACCGGCCCGGAGCTGATGGACCAGATGCGCGAGCAGGCTCTGCGCTTCGGCGCGGACCTGCGGATGGAAGACGTCGAATCCGTTTCGCTGGACGGGCCGGTCAAGTCCGTTGTCACCGCCGAGGGTGAGACGTTCAGGGCGCGCGCCGTCATCCTGGCCATGGGCGCCGCGGCGCGTTACCTGCAGGTGCCCGGCGAGCAGGAATTGCTGGGCCGCGGGGTCAGCGCATGTGCCACCTGTGACGGATTCTTCTTCCGCGACCAGGACATCGCCGTGATCGGTGGCGGCGACTCGGCGATGGAAGAGGCGACGTTCTTGACCCGGTTCGCCCGCAGCGTGACGCTGGTGCACCGTCGCGACGAATTCCGGGCTTCCAAGATCATGCTCGAGCGTGCGCGCGCCAACGACAAGATCAAGTTCCTCACCAACCAGACCGTGCTCGCAGTGGACGGCGACACAACCGTGACGGGATTGCAGTTGCGCGACAACGTAACTGGTCAAGAAACCACACTCCCGGTCACGGGTGTGTTCGTCGCGATCGGCCACGAACCGCGGTCAGCTCTGGTGCGCGACGTCATCGACGTCGACCCGGACGGCTACGTACTTGTCGAGGGGCGCACCACAAACACCACACTCGAAGGTGTCTTCGCGGCCGGCGACCTGGTGGACCGCACGTACCGGCAAGCGGTCACCGCGGCGGGCAGCGGCTGCGCGGCGGCCATCGACGCCGAGCGCTGGTTGGCCGAGCACGAAGAGACGAAAGTCGCCGGCGAAACGACGGTGGCCGGAAATGCGGACGATACCGATTTGATTGGAGCACCAAGATGA
- the rnpA gene encoding ribonuclease P protein component, with amino-acid sequence MLPARNRMRRSREFDATVKNGMRTAQPDLVVHVRRGDDDESGPHVGLIVAKSVGSAVDRHRVSRRLRHAVRGMLPDLHQHDQVVIRALPSSRQVSSARLEQELRKGLRRAFERAGTDR; translated from the coding sequence GTGCTTCCCGCGCGCAACCGCATGAGGCGGTCACGGGAATTCGACGCGACAGTGAAGAACGGGATGCGCACCGCGCAGCCCGATCTTGTCGTCCATGTGCGCCGGGGAGACGATGACGAATCGGGTCCACACGTGGGGCTGATCGTCGCCAAGTCGGTCGGCTCGGCCGTCGATCGCCACCGGGTCTCACGCCGGCTTCGCCACGCCGTCCGGGGCATGCTGCCCGATCTTCATCAACACGACCAGGTGGTCATCCGGGCGCTGCCGAGTAGTCGGCAGGTGTCGTCGGCGCGATTGGAGCAGGAGTTGCGCAAAGGTCTACGGCGCGCCTTCGAACGTGCGGGGACCGACCGGTGA